Proteins found in one Sorghum bicolor cultivar BTx623 chromosome 1, Sorghum_bicolor_NCBIv3, whole genome shotgun sequence genomic segment:
- the LOC8058091 gene encoding expansin-B3 isoform X2: protein MSTSVNGAAGAFGTGPSSGYKILCPLLINTTASARLLFLDHRDTQNFSCMPTNSSNSSYSCPLKYYDGLMATLSSTVVALALGALLFLLLATCGSCAIPASFNVSDFTADPNWEAARATWYGAPTGAGPDDNGGACGFKNVNLPPFSAMTSCGNEPLFKDGKGCGSCYQIRCQQHPACSGNPETVIITDMNYYPVAKYHFDLSGTAFGAMAKPGRNDELRHAGIIDIQFKRVPCYYPGQKVTFHVEVGSNPVYFAVLVEFEDGDGDVVQVDLMEANSGSWTPMRESWGSIWRLDSDHRLTAPFSLRITNESGKTLVANQVIPANWTPNTYYRSMVQYNWLSAAAHHNNSVSSHHNNSVSLWLISLVLVSYCCMGPSH, encoded by the exons CTACAAAATCCTGTGCCCGCTACTGATAAATACCACTGCAAGTGCAAGGTTGCTCTTCCTCGACCATCGAGACACACAGAACTTCTCCTGCATGCCTACTAATAGCTCTAATAGCTCATATAGCTGCCCTCTCAAGTACTATGATGGGCTGATGGCCACCTTGTCCTCCACAGTAGTTGCACTTGCACTTGGTGCACTTCTCTTCTTGCTCCTTGCAACGTGTGGCTCATGCGCGATACCGGCGAGCTTTAACGTCTCTGACTTCACCGCCGATCCCAACTGGGAGGCTGCCAGGGCCACCTGGTACGGTGCACCCACCGGTGCCGGCCCTGATGACAACG GTGGTGCCTGTGGATTCAAGAACGTGAACCTGCCGCCGTTCTCGGCAATGACATCGTGCGGCAACGAGCCCCTGTTCAAGGACGGCAAGGGCTGCGGCTCCTGCTACCAG ATACGATGCCAACAGCACCCTGCCTGCTCGGGCAACCCAGAGACGGTGATCATCACTGACATGAACTACTACCCCGTGGCCAAGTACCACTTCGACCTCAGCGGCACGGCGTTCGGCGCCATGGCCAAGCCCGGCCGCAACGACGAGCTCCGCCACGCTGGCATCATCGACATCCAGTTCAAGAG GGTGCCCTGCTACTACCCCGGGCAGAAGGTGACTTTCCACGTCGAGGTGGGCTCCAACCCCGTCTACTTCGCCGTGCTCGTCGAGTTCgaggacggcgacggcgacgtggTGCAGGTGGACCTCATGGAGGCGAACTCTGGGTCGTGGACACCGATGCGCGAGTCCTGGGGATCCATCTGGAGGCTGGACTCTGACCACCGCCTCACCGCGCCGTTCTCCCTGCGCATTACCAACGAGTCCGGCAAGACGCTGGTGGCTAACCAAGTCATCCCGGCCAACTGGACGCCCAACACCTACTACCGTTCCATGGTCCAGTATAATTGGCTCTCTGCTGCTGCGCACCACAATAATTCTGTGTCATCGCACCACAATAATTCTGTGTCATTGTGGTTGATTAGTTTGGTACTAGTATCGTATTGCTGCATGGGACCGAGCCATTGA
- the LOC8058091 gene encoding expansin-B3 isoform X1, translating into MSTSVNGAAGAFGTGPSSGYKILCPLLINTTASARLLFLDHRDTQNFSCMPTNSSNSSYSCPLKYYDGLMATLSSTVVALALGALLFLLLATCGSCAIPASFNVSDFTADPNWEAARATWYGAPTGAGPDDNGGACGFKNVNLPPFSAMTSCGNEPLFKDGKGCGSCYQIRCQQHPACSGNPETVIITDMNYYPVAKYHFDLSGTAFGAMAKPGRNDELRHAGIIDIQFKSFLLCRVPCYYPGQKVTFHVEVGSNPVYFAVLVEFEDGDGDVVQVDLMEANSGSWTPMRESWGSIWRLDSDHRLTAPFSLRITNESGKTLVANQVIPANWTPNTYYRSMVQYNWLSAAAHHNNSVSSHHNNSVSLWLISLVLVSYCCMGPSH; encoded by the exons CTACAAAATCCTGTGCCCGCTACTGATAAATACCACTGCAAGTGCAAGGTTGCTCTTCCTCGACCATCGAGACACACAGAACTTCTCCTGCATGCCTACTAATAGCTCTAATAGCTCATATAGCTGCCCTCTCAAGTACTATGATGGGCTGATGGCCACCTTGTCCTCCACAGTAGTTGCACTTGCACTTGGTGCACTTCTCTTCTTGCTCCTTGCAACGTGTGGCTCATGCGCGATACCGGCGAGCTTTAACGTCTCTGACTTCACCGCCGATCCCAACTGGGAGGCTGCCAGGGCCACCTGGTACGGTGCACCCACCGGTGCCGGCCCTGATGACAACG GTGGTGCCTGTGGATTCAAGAACGTGAACCTGCCGCCGTTCTCGGCAATGACATCGTGCGGCAACGAGCCCCTGTTCAAGGACGGCAAGGGCTGCGGCTCCTGCTACCAG ATACGATGCCAACAGCACCCTGCCTGCTCGGGCAACCCAGAGACGGTGATCATCACTGACATGAACTACTACCCCGTGGCCAAGTACCACTTCGACCTCAGCGGCACGGCGTTCGGCGCCATGGCCAAGCCCGGCCGCAACGACGAGCTCCGCCACGCTGGCATCATCGACATCCAGTTCAAGAG TTTCCTCCTCTGTAGGGTGCCCTGCTACTACCCCGGGCAGAAGGTGACTTTCCACGTCGAGGTGGGCTCCAACCCCGTCTACTTCGCCGTGCTCGTCGAGTTCgaggacggcgacggcgacgtggTGCAGGTGGACCTCATGGAGGCGAACTCTGGGTCGTGGACACCGATGCGCGAGTCCTGGGGATCCATCTGGAGGCTGGACTCTGACCACCGCCTCACCGCGCCGTTCTCCCTGCGCATTACCAACGAGTCCGGCAAGACGCTGGTGGCTAACCAAGTCATCCCGGCCAACTGGACGCCCAACACCTACTACCGTTCCATGGTCCAGTATAATTGGCTCTCTGCTGCTGCGCACCACAATAATTCTGTGTCATCGCACCACAATAATTCTGTGTCATTGTGGTTGATTAGTTTGGTACTAGTATCGTATTGCTGCATGGGACCGAGCCATTGA
- the LOC8058091 gene encoding expansin-B3 isoform X3: MPTNSSNSSYSCPLKYYDGLMATLSSTVVALALGALLFLLLATCGSCAIPASFNVSDFTADPNWEAARATWYGAPTGAGPDDNGGACGFKNVNLPPFSAMTSCGNEPLFKDGKGCGSCYQIRCQQHPACSGNPETVIITDMNYYPVAKYHFDLSGTAFGAMAKPGRNDELRHAGIIDIQFKSFLLCRVPCYYPGQKVTFHVEVGSNPVYFAVLVEFEDGDGDVVQVDLMEANSGSWTPMRESWGSIWRLDSDHRLTAPFSLRITNESGKTLVANQVIPANWTPNTYYRSMVQYNWLSAAAHHNNSVSSHHNNSVSLWLISLVLVSYCCMGPSH; this comes from the exons ATGCCTACTAATAGCTCTAATAGCTCATATAGCTGCCCTCTCAAGTACTATGATGGGCTGATGGCCACCTTGTCCTCCACAGTAGTTGCACTTGCACTTGGTGCACTTCTCTTCTTGCTCCTTGCAACGTGTGGCTCATGCGCGATACCGGCGAGCTTTAACGTCTCTGACTTCACCGCCGATCCCAACTGGGAGGCTGCCAGGGCCACCTGGTACGGTGCACCCACCGGTGCCGGCCCTGATGACAACG GTGGTGCCTGTGGATTCAAGAACGTGAACCTGCCGCCGTTCTCGGCAATGACATCGTGCGGCAACGAGCCCCTGTTCAAGGACGGCAAGGGCTGCGGCTCCTGCTACCAG ATACGATGCCAACAGCACCCTGCCTGCTCGGGCAACCCAGAGACGGTGATCATCACTGACATGAACTACTACCCCGTGGCCAAGTACCACTTCGACCTCAGCGGCACGGCGTTCGGCGCCATGGCCAAGCCCGGCCGCAACGACGAGCTCCGCCACGCTGGCATCATCGACATCCAGTTCAAGAG TTTCCTCCTCTGTAGGGTGCCCTGCTACTACCCCGGGCAGAAGGTGACTTTCCACGTCGAGGTGGGCTCCAACCCCGTCTACTTCGCCGTGCTCGTCGAGTTCgaggacggcgacggcgacgtggTGCAGGTGGACCTCATGGAGGCGAACTCTGGGTCGTGGACACCGATGCGCGAGTCCTGGGGATCCATCTGGAGGCTGGACTCTGACCACCGCCTCACCGCGCCGTTCTCCCTGCGCATTACCAACGAGTCCGGCAAGACGCTGGTGGCTAACCAAGTCATCCCGGCCAACTGGACGCCCAACACCTACTACCGTTCCATGGTCCAGTATAATTGGCTCTCTGCTGCTGCGCACCACAATAATTCTGTGTCATCGCACCACAATAATTCTGTGTCATTGTGGTTGATTAGTTTGGTACTAGTATCGTATTGCTGCATGGGACCGAGCCATTGA
- the LOC8058091 gene encoding expansin-B3 isoform X4: protein MEPPVPSALVPPRVVALALGALLFLLLATCGSCAIPASFNVSDFTADPNWEAARATWYGAPTGAGPDDNGGACGFKNVNLPPFSAMTSCGNEPLFKDGKGCGSCYQIRCQQHPACSGNPETVIITDMNYYPVAKYHFDLSGTAFGAMAKPGRNDELRHAGIIDIQFKSFLLCRVPCYYPGQKVTFHVEVGSNPVYFAVLVEFEDGDGDVVQVDLMEANSGSWTPMRESWGSIWRLDSDHRLTAPFSLRITNESGKTLVANQVIPANWTPNTYYRSMVQYNWLSAAAHHNNSVSSHHNNSVSLWLISLVLVSYCCMGPSH from the exons TAGTTGCACTTGCACTTGGTGCACTTCTCTTCTTGCTCCTTGCAACGTGTGGCTCATGCGCGATACCGGCGAGCTTTAACGTCTCTGACTTCACCGCCGATCCCAACTGGGAGGCTGCCAGGGCCACCTGGTACGGTGCACCCACCGGTGCCGGCCCTGATGACAACG GTGGTGCCTGTGGATTCAAGAACGTGAACCTGCCGCCGTTCTCGGCAATGACATCGTGCGGCAACGAGCCCCTGTTCAAGGACGGCAAGGGCTGCGGCTCCTGCTACCAG ATACGATGCCAACAGCACCCTGCCTGCTCGGGCAACCCAGAGACGGTGATCATCACTGACATGAACTACTACCCCGTGGCCAAGTACCACTTCGACCTCAGCGGCACGGCGTTCGGCGCCATGGCCAAGCCCGGCCGCAACGACGAGCTCCGCCACGCTGGCATCATCGACATCCAGTTCAAGAG TTTCCTCCTCTGTAGGGTGCCCTGCTACTACCCCGGGCAGAAGGTGACTTTCCACGTCGAGGTGGGCTCCAACCCCGTCTACTTCGCCGTGCTCGTCGAGTTCgaggacggcgacggcgacgtggTGCAGGTGGACCTCATGGAGGCGAACTCTGGGTCGTGGACACCGATGCGCGAGTCCTGGGGATCCATCTGGAGGCTGGACTCTGACCACCGCCTCACCGCGCCGTTCTCCCTGCGCATTACCAACGAGTCCGGCAAGACGCTGGTGGCTAACCAAGTCATCCCGGCCAACTGGACGCCCAACACCTACTACCGTTCCATGGTCCAGTATAATTGGCTCTCTGCTGCTGCGCACCACAATAATTCTGTGTCATCGCACCACAATAATTCTGTGTCATTGTGGTTGATTAGTTTGGTACTAGTATCGTATTGCTGCATGGGACCGAGCCATTGA
- the LOC8058091 gene encoding expansin-B3 isoform X5 — translation MEPPVPSALVPPRVVALALGALLFLLLATCGSCAIPASFNVSDFTADPNWEAARATWYGAPTGAGPDDNGGACGFKNVNLPPFSAMTSCGNEPLFKDGKGCGSCYQIRCQQHPACSGNPETVIITDMNYYPVAKYHFDLSGTAFGAMAKPGRNDELRHAGIIDIQFKRVPCYYPGQKVTFHVEVGSNPVYFAVLVEFEDGDGDVVQVDLMEANSGSWTPMRESWGSIWRLDSDHRLTAPFSLRITNESGKTLVANQVIPANWTPNTYYRSMVQYNWLSAAAHHNNSVSSHHNNSVSLWLISLVLVSYCCMGPSH, via the exons TAGTTGCACTTGCACTTGGTGCACTTCTCTTCTTGCTCCTTGCAACGTGTGGCTCATGCGCGATACCGGCGAGCTTTAACGTCTCTGACTTCACCGCCGATCCCAACTGGGAGGCTGCCAGGGCCACCTGGTACGGTGCACCCACCGGTGCCGGCCCTGATGACAACG GTGGTGCCTGTGGATTCAAGAACGTGAACCTGCCGCCGTTCTCGGCAATGACATCGTGCGGCAACGAGCCCCTGTTCAAGGACGGCAAGGGCTGCGGCTCCTGCTACCAG ATACGATGCCAACAGCACCCTGCCTGCTCGGGCAACCCAGAGACGGTGATCATCACTGACATGAACTACTACCCCGTGGCCAAGTACCACTTCGACCTCAGCGGCACGGCGTTCGGCGCCATGGCCAAGCCCGGCCGCAACGACGAGCTCCGCCACGCTGGCATCATCGACATCCAGTTCAAGAG GGTGCCCTGCTACTACCCCGGGCAGAAGGTGACTTTCCACGTCGAGGTGGGCTCCAACCCCGTCTACTTCGCCGTGCTCGTCGAGTTCgaggacggcgacggcgacgtggTGCAGGTGGACCTCATGGAGGCGAACTCTGGGTCGTGGACACCGATGCGCGAGTCCTGGGGATCCATCTGGAGGCTGGACTCTGACCACCGCCTCACCGCGCCGTTCTCCCTGCGCATTACCAACGAGTCCGGCAAGACGCTGGTGGCTAACCAAGTCATCCCGGCCAACTGGACGCCCAACACCTACTACCGTTCCATGGTCCAGTATAATTGGCTCTCTGCTGCTGCGCACCACAATAATTCTGTGTCATCGCACCACAATAATTCTGTGTCATTGTGGTTGATTAGTTTGGTACTAGTATCGTATTGCTGCATGGGACCGAGCCATTGA